From Anopheles coluzzii chromosome 3, AcolN3, whole genome shotgun sequence, the proteins below share one genomic window:
- the LOC120957285 gene encoding BTB/POZ domain-containing protein 9-like yields MSSTEIEQTAVLVEQLAQLCMNADNADVTFTVKGQHLPAHRIILATRSEYFRALLFGALKESKQNEITLHVSVDAFKYLMKYIYTGSLSLKQMKIGDIIDTLELAHQYGFIDLQKALANHLGNVIGMNNVCVILETARLLDLTELSSTCYTFMDENANSIIQSYNFRRISYEALFGLLQRDTFAADEFDIFNAVRDWYLYNADKPSKAMQTNRAEKLYNLVRFTLMSQHELLNVVRSANVLSPNRLLDILAEKEKLTVLPYRAVSCLPERIIDWNKIKWSNSSSGSCSRNGEIDLGNYFKVNGIQVDRRRKGRKFYHQTNYTVRVSVDKECWTKGVTCEAHSPYLTVAHFEISIVRYIRIQHVKDVSEVGVIKAIFYKPNCGCKTGEQSGKM; encoded by the exons ATGTCTTCGACGGAAATCGAGCAAACAGCAGTGTTGGTAGAACAGCTTGCTCAGTTGTGCATGAACGCCGACAATGCGGACGTCACCTTTACAGTGAAGGGTCAACATCTGCCAGCGCATCGGATCATTCTGGCGACCAGAAGTGAATATTTCCGGGCCTTATTATTTGGTGCGCTGAAGGAGTCAAAGCAGAATGAGATTACACTGCATGTTTCGGTCGACGCGTTCAAGTATCTGATGAAGTACATCTACACCGGCAGTTTGTCACTGAAACAGATGAAGATCGGCGACATTATAGATACACTTGAGTTAGCTCATCAATATGGGTTCATCGACCTACAGAAGGCTTTAGCAAATCACCTGGGCAATGTTATTGGCATGAACAATGTGTGCGTTATTTTAGAAACGGCTCGTTTACTAGACCTTACCGAACTGTCTTCCACGTGCTACACGTTTATGGACGAGAATGCGAACAGTATCATTCAGTCGTATAACTTCCGTCGCATCTCCTACGAGGCCCTGTTCGGTTTATTGCAGCGGGATACTTTCGCCGCTGATGAATTCGATATTTTCAACGCCGTTCGTGATTGGTATTTATACAATGCAGACAAACCGAGTAAAGCAATGCAGACAAACCGAGCTGAAAAGCTCTATAACCTGGTACGGTTTACGCTGATGTCTCAGCATGAATTGTTGAATGTGGTGCGGAGTGCGAATGTACTGAGCCCCAATCGTTTGCTGGACATATTGGCTGAGAAAGAAAAGCTAACCGTATTACCATATCGTGCTGTATCCTGTT TGCCAGAGCGGATTATAGACTGGAATAAAATTAAGTGGTCTAACTCATCTTCAGGCTCATGTAGCCGAAATGGTGAAATCGATTTGGGTAATTACTTCAAAGTCAACGGTATCCAAGTTGATAGAAGGaggaagggaagaaaattCTATCACCAAACAAACTATACCGTAAGAGTGTCCGTCGATAAAGAGTGTTGGACCAAAGGCGTCACATGTGAAGCGCACTCACCATATTTAACCGTAGCCCATTTTGAAATAAGTATTGTTCGTTACATTCGCATTCAGCATGTTAAAGATGTGTCTGAAGTTGGAGTAATTAAAGCTATATTTTATAAACCCAACTGTGGCTGCAAGACTGGTGAGCAAAGTGGCAAAATGTAA
- the LOC120959120 gene encoding protein cup-like isoform X2 → MRGGSSSEMLRFLSLFAYMTSLEELDPAILSCGLPAIVLNAEDSASSASAVPTTTTTTTTRRTLRPSLMASFATVGAGANVIRYTVAHLLALRKSPFAHRRPAAIDEPRTAQYPIWSRTGFNHQPDRVRRVSGGGGGGGGDEDLSGGGAYGRKGNDRQRDNGYNPPRFRRNHEFSNRNHHVIVKSYSGAAGGDPCAGGGHPLGGGGVGGAMRLQDTIIEEEPEWVAAGPTSRLDTIELRGFDEDMSRNVAESLKTSPVGVKTRGAFFDELLHYEHVHPKHGGGAKHDLSGGPGDGESVVSHSNNGSPPPARSTPTKGDMNNNSMVGHGAHGRKASGGGSSGAGGCSSSGVNVSNFEELMKFDSILGDSGDSNSSSRFSKYYRRGSGVSAGSSGAGGHHYQHHYPGQQQQQQQHHHHVRFALERNTHHYNNGHQQQQQQHRQAGSGRLPLSALQHPPTGTGEPFFPGGASSTAPNAGDAKSFQRLLEMLAAQNQRMNQQHQQQCLLQLLQNCQETETLRQMLMKKCTLDNAGQQRIPTQAELQQHTQSIMKQALLRKKIAEQSRYLLEQQQQQNGQEPIPAVQQLIQSICPNVQRSLSVLAAGSGSGQHGAGAVEHHAAAAAGGRSDPGAVGGGAVYAGGNRAPMRAPHRRF, encoded by the exons ATGCGTGGTGGCAGTAGTAGTGAGATGCTGCGATTTCTGTCCCTTTTTGCGT ATATGACATCGCTCGAAGAGCTGGATCCGGCTATCCTGAGCTGCGGCCTGCCCGCCATCGTACTGAACGCGGAGGATTCGGCGTCATCAGCGTCGGCGGTgccaacaacgacaacaacgacgacgacgagaagGACGCTGCGGCCGTCGCTGATGGCCTCGTTCGCCACTGTTGGTGCCGGCGCGAATGTGATCCGCTACACGGTGGCCCATCTGCTGGCGCTCCGGAAGAGTCCGTTCGCGCATCGGCGCCCGGCCGCTATCGACGAGCCGCGCACGGCCCAATATCCGATCTGGAGCCGTACCGGCTTTAACCACCAGCCGGACCGGGTGCGCCGGGTAAGCGggggtggtggcggcggcggcggcgacgagGATCtgagcggtggtggtgcgtaCGGTCGGAAAGGGAACGATCGTCAACGCGACAATGGCTACAATCCGCCAAG ATTTCGACGTAATCATGAGTTTAGCAACCGGAACCATCACGTGATCGTGAAAAGCTACAGTGGCGCTGCGGGAGGCGATCCTTGCGCCGGTGGAGGCCATCcgctgggtggtggtggtgttggtggtgcgaTGCGTCTGCAGGACACGATCATCGAGGAGGAACCGGAATGGGTGGCAGCCGGTCCCACCTCCCGTCTCGATACGATCGAGCTGCGCGGGTTCGACGAGGACATGAGCCGCAATGTGGCGGAATCGCTCAAGACGTCGCCGGTCGGTGTGAAGACGCGCGGCGCCTTCTtcgacgagctgctgcacTACGAACACGTGCATCCGAAGCACGGCGGCGGTGCCAAGCACGATCTGTCCGGCGGTCCGGGTGACGGGGAGAGTGTCGTATCGCACTCGAACAATGGGTCACCACCGCCGGCACGCAGCACACCGACGAAGGGTGAtatgaacaacaacagcatggTGGGACATGGTGCCCACGGCCGGAAGGCATCCgggggcggcagcagcggtgcaGGAGGATGTTCCTCCTCCGGTGTGAACGTTTCTAACTTTGAGGAGCTGATGAAGTTCGACTCGATCCTGGGCGATTCGGGCGACTCGAACAGCAGCTCCCGGTTCAGCAAATACTATCGCCGAGGAAGTGGCGTTTCGGCCGGATCGTCCGGTGCGGGAGGACATCACTACCAGCATCACTACcccggacagcagcagcagcagcagcagcatcatcatcacgttCGTTTCGCACTGGAACGGAACACCCATCACTACAACAACggacatcagcagcagcagcagcaacaccggcAGGCCGGTTCGGGTCGTTTACCGCTGTCGGCCCTCCAGCATCCGCCCACCGGGACGGGCGAACCGTTCTTCCCGGGTGGCGCGTCATCCACCGCACCGAACGCTGGCGATGCAAAGTCCTTCCAGCGGCTGCTGGAAATGCTGGCCGCCCAGAACCAGCGCATgaaccagcagcaccagcagcagtgcctgctgcagctgctgcaaaaCTGCCAGGAGACGGAAACGCTGCGCCAGATGCTGATGAAGAAGTGTACGCTCGACAATGCGGGACAGCAGCGCATCCCGACGCAGgccgagctgcagcagcacacgcAATCGATCATGAAGCAGGCGCTGCTGCGCAAGAAGATTGCCGAGCAGAGCCGGTACctgctggagcagcagcagcagcagaacggaCAGGAACCGATCCCGGCTGTACAGCAGCTGATACAATCGATCTGCCCGAACGTGCAGCGCAGCCTGTCCGTGCTGGCGGCGGGCAGCGGATCCGGGCAGCACGGCGCTGGAGCGGTCGAACATcatgccgctgctgctgctggtggtagaAGCGATCCGGGGGCCGTTGGTGGTGGCGCTGTTTATGCTGGCGGCAATCGGGCACCGATGAGAGCCCCCCACAGACGTTTCTAA
- the LOC120959120 gene encoding protein cup-like isoform X1: MMKFVNSDTTTKSLRHGEQYENCSEMLIEPDMTSLEELDPAILSCGLPAIVLNAEDSASSASAVPTTTTTTTTRRTLRPSLMASFATVGAGANVIRYTVAHLLALRKSPFAHRRPAAIDEPRTAQYPIWSRTGFNHQPDRVRRVSGGGGGGGGDEDLSGGGAYGRKGNDRQRDNGYNPPRFRRNHEFSNRNHHVIVKSYSGAAGGDPCAGGGHPLGGGGVGGAMRLQDTIIEEEPEWVAAGPTSRLDTIELRGFDEDMSRNVAESLKTSPVGVKTRGAFFDELLHYEHVHPKHGGGAKHDLSGGPGDGESVVSHSNNGSPPPARSTPTKGDMNNNSMVGHGAHGRKASGGGSSGAGGCSSSGVNVSNFEELMKFDSILGDSGDSNSSSRFSKYYRRGSGVSAGSSGAGGHHYQHHYPGQQQQQQQHHHHVRFALERNTHHYNNGHQQQQQQHRQAGSGRLPLSALQHPPTGTGEPFFPGGASSTAPNAGDAKSFQRLLEMLAAQNQRMNQQHQQQCLLQLLQNCQETETLRQMLMKKCTLDNAGQQRIPTQAELQQHTQSIMKQALLRKKIAEQSRYLLEQQQQQNGQEPIPAVQQLIQSICPNVQRSLSVLAAGSGSGQHGAGAVEHHAAAAAGGRSDPGAVGGGAVYAGGNRAPMRAPHRRF; encoded by the exons ATGATGAAATTCGTAAATTCGGACACGACGACCAAGTCGTTGCGGCACGGTGAACAATATGAAAATTGTTCAGAGATGCTTATCGAACCAg ATATGACATCGCTCGAAGAGCTGGATCCGGCTATCCTGAGCTGCGGCCTGCCCGCCATCGTACTGAACGCGGAGGATTCGGCGTCATCAGCGTCGGCGGTgccaacaacgacaacaacgacgacgacgagaagGACGCTGCGGCCGTCGCTGATGGCCTCGTTCGCCACTGTTGGTGCCGGCGCGAATGTGATCCGCTACACGGTGGCCCATCTGCTGGCGCTCCGGAAGAGTCCGTTCGCGCATCGGCGCCCGGCCGCTATCGACGAGCCGCGCACGGCCCAATATCCGATCTGGAGCCGTACCGGCTTTAACCACCAGCCGGACCGGGTGCGCCGGGTAAGCGggggtggtggcggcggcggcggcgacgagGATCtgagcggtggtggtgcgtaCGGTCGGAAAGGGAACGATCGTCAACGCGACAATGGCTACAATCCGCCAAG ATTTCGACGTAATCATGAGTTTAGCAACCGGAACCATCACGTGATCGTGAAAAGCTACAGTGGCGCTGCGGGAGGCGATCCTTGCGCCGGTGGAGGCCATCcgctgggtggtggtggtgttggtggtgcgaTGCGTCTGCAGGACACGATCATCGAGGAGGAACCGGAATGGGTGGCAGCCGGTCCCACCTCCCGTCTCGATACGATCGAGCTGCGCGGGTTCGACGAGGACATGAGCCGCAATGTGGCGGAATCGCTCAAGACGTCGCCGGTCGGTGTGAAGACGCGCGGCGCCTTCTtcgacgagctgctgcacTACGAACACGTGCATCCGAAGCACGGCGGCGGTGCCAAGCACGATCTGTCCGGCGGTCCGGGTGACGGGGAGAGTGTCGTATCGCACTCGAACAATGGGTCACCACCGCCGGCACGCAGCACACCGACGAAGGGTGAtatgaacaacaacagcatggTGGGACATGGTGCCCACGGCCGGAAGGCATCCgggggcggcagcagcggtgcaGGAGGATGTTCCTCCTCCGGTGTGAACGTTTCTAACTTTGAGGAGCTGATGAAGTTCGACTCGATCCTGGGCGATTCGGGCGACTCGAACAGCAGCTCCCGGTTCAGCAAATACTATCGCCGAGGAAGTGGCGTTTCGGCCGGATCGTCCGGTGCGGGAGGACATCACTACCAGCATCACTACcccggacagcagcagcagcagcagcagcatcatcatcacgttCGTTTCGCACTGGAACGGAACACCCATCACTACAACAACggacatcagcagcagcagcagcaacaccggcAGGCCGGTTCGGGTCGTTTACCGCTGTCGGCCCTCCAGCATCCGCCCACCGGGACGGGCGAACCGTTCTTCCCGGGTGGCGCGTCATCCACCGCACCGAACGCTGGCGATGCAAAGTCCTTCCAGCGGCTGCTGGAAATGCTGGCCGCCCAGAACCAGCGCATgaaccagcagcaccagcagcagtgcctgctgcagctgctgcaaaaCTGCCAGGAGACGGAAACGCTGCGCCAGATGCTGATGAAGAAGTGTACGCTCGACAATGCGGGACAGCAGCGCATCCCGACGCAGgccgagctgcagcagcacacgcAATCGATCATGAAGCAGGCGCTGCTGCGCAAGAAGATTGCCGAGCAGAGCCGGTACctgctggagcagcagcagcagcagaacggaCAGGAACCGATCCCGGCTGTACAGCAGCTGATACAATCGATCTGCCCGAACGTGCAGCGCAGCCTGTCCGTGCTGGCGGCGGGCAGCGGATCCGGGCAGCACGGCGCTGGAGCGGTCGAACATcatgccgctgctgctgctggtggtagaAGCGATCCGGGGGCCGTTGGTGGTGGCGCTGTTTATGCTGGCGGCAATCGGGCACCGATGAGAGCCCCCCACAGACGTTTCTAA